Within Urocitellus parryii isolate mUroPar1 chromosome 10, mUroPar1.hap1, whole genome shotgun sequence, the genomic segment GAGGACCGCCTGCTGCTTCCGCACTAGGTGGAGGTGGAGGGAGTGCAAATCCCGTGGCTGGAGGGTGACCCCAAGGCTCTCCCAGGGGGGTGTTCTGGAAACAGAACCCATCACTCCAGGGCCCAGGCTCTAGCTGTGCCTGGAGGGAGCAGGCTCGCTGGGAAGGGGAGCAGGGACAAACCTGACTGGCAGGGTCTGGGATGGCTTGGGAAAAAGCTCCTGCCCCTACCCAGGCCTTCTGGTTGGGAACCAGGACATCTGCTGGCCTTCATGTAACCTGGGCCAGTTGCACTGGAGGAATCTGCCAGGAGTAAATTCATCATTTTGGCCTCAGGATCTCGATGCCAATCTGACCTGGATCAGGGCCTCGGAACCCGGCTGGGAAGTACCAGTGGAGACTACCTATAGGGCTCCTCTGGTGTTCATGCCACCTGTGGGGTGAGAGGCATAGACTGCCTTCAAAGCATTGCAGGAGAGAGACCTTCTTCCAAATTTCAGAGACTCAAAGTGCAGCCACATCCGTGGCCTCTGCTTGAAGGATGCTGGGCTGCTGCTGGCCAGGCTTCTGCCTGCCCCTCCTGATCAGATCAAACGGACAGACCAGTGATGCTGGGAGCTGGGCGAAGGGCCTCCACAGGCAGGGAGCAGGCTGAGAGGGCTGAGGTGCTCCGTCCCGCAGGCCCAGCGAGGGAGCTGTCCAGGGCAACTCATTTTGGCCCTCAGGAGCCCCCTGCTCTTGGCCTCCCGGCCCCACCCAGGCCTCTGGTCCGCAGGATACTAAATGGCCAGTAATTGGCTGGCCCGAAGCCGGCTGTAATTGGAGGGTAATATACGCCGAAATAAATTAAATGGCCTTTAACTAGTTTGTACATTACACAAAATGAGTTTAATTAAGTTTGTATCTGCCCGGGGATCGATCCGAGCGCTCCCTTGCTGTACACTCCGCAGCCCACCGCCCAGCAGCACACCGCGCCCCAGGGACCCAGGCACTGGCTGCGAGTCGAGCCGCGGGCGTCCAAGCGCCGCTCTGCATGAGAGGGACCCTTCCCTCCTCAGACCTCAGGATATGAGGAAGGGGCAGAGAGGAGATGCAAATGGGCGAGAAGGATGGTTGGGACGAAGGGAGGGAAACGAAAGAACTATGGAAAAAGGAGAAGGCGAAGGAGGAAGATGAGACGCCGAAGAGGAAGAGAAGTTCCCGCAGGGAGGGAGCGGGAGGACGGGGCGCGGCCTGACCCTCTGTCTTCTGTCCCGCCCGCCCGCAGGTGCCGGCGACCCCTACAAAGCGGACGAGGCGGAGGCCAACGGCTacagcagcggcggcggcggccacaGCCCGAGCGCGGACAGCGGGGACGAGGCGCCTGACGACGAGGACGATGAGGAGCCGGAGGCGCAGGCGGCGCGCGCCGCCGAGGAGGCGCGGGGAGGCGGCGGCCTCGGGGCCCGCGGGTCGGGCTGCCCAGGAGCGGTCGAGGCGCAGGTGCCCCCCAGCGCAGTCGACGAGGCCGCAGCCCCCGGGCCCCGCGGAAACTCGCCGGGAGCCTCGGGCCCGCCGGGAaccgcggcggcggcgggggtCACTGGGACCACTCCGCAGGGCGCGGCGGTGGCGACCAAGCCCAAGCGGAAGCGCACGGGCTCCGACTCCAAGTCGGGGAAACCGCGGCGCGCGCGTACCGCCTTCACCTACGAGCAGCTTGTGGCGCTGGAGAACAAGTTCAAGGCGACGCGCTACCTGTCCGTGTGCGAGCGCCTCAACCTGGCGTTGTCCCTCAGCCTCACCGAGACGCAGGTGAAGATCTGGTTCCAGAACCGGCGAACCAAGTGGAAGAAGCAAAACCCGGGCGCCGACACTAGCGCGCCGACCGGCGGCGGCGGGGGCCCGGGACCCGGCGCCGGGCCGGGCGCGGGGCTTCCTGGCGGCCTCAGCCCGCTCAGCCCCTCGCCGCCTATGGGCGCACCGCTCGCCATGCACGGCCCCGCCGGGTACCCCGCGCACGGCCCCGGCGGGCTGGTGTGCGCCGCGCAGCTGCCCTTCCTGTCGAGCCCGGCGGTGCTCTCGCCCTTCGTGCTGGGCTCGCAGACCTACGGCGCGCCCGCCTTCTACGCGCCGCACCTCTGAACCGAGGCACCAGGACGCGGGGACTTGGGGGGCTCGGCTCAGGCGGCCTCACGCCCCAGGCCGACGGCCGCAGGACCCTGGGCTCTTTTCTAAGGTTTCAGTCGTTTGGCTCTGTACATAGCCAGTTCCTACAgaagagttttaaatttataagtgACCGCGGGTGGGGCCGGGCAGGCGGCTCTCGCCGCAGAAGCACTTTGATGAACTTTGCTCAATAAACCCAGGAGGCCGTGCACACGACTCACAGGCTCCCACGCTGCCCCGTGTCAGGTCCTCCGGATCCCTGGCCCCAGGCCGCCCTGAGAGCCCCCTTTGCGTGGGAACTGAAGCACCCTGTGGGGTTTGGGAGCCTAGTATCCCGCAGTCAGGGCTTCGAGCCCCTGAGCACCCCCTTTTGCTTGGAGCTGAggtgcagaggctggcctggtgCTCCAAATGAGTCCCCTTCCTGCGTCCTCTCCCAGTGAGAATGGTTCCTTCCTTGCCCGGTCCCAGCAGCCTCCAGCGCAGGGTTCCAGGGTTCCTCCTAAGGCTCCTCTCACCACCTGtagtcctcctcctcccctctcgcCGCTCAGCCCCACCACCCTGGCGCGAGCAAGGCCCCATCAGGTGTTCTTATGCCGTGACTAGGAGCCAGGGTGCTCCTGTCCGCTCCCCAGAGAAGGACAAGGGTTTGGGAGGTTGAGCTACTGGCCCAAGGAGCTGGTCTAGAGGAGGTGTTGCCGCCAGCGCCACTCTTCTCCATCAATGCTGCAGGTCCCCCTGCGGGCTCCTGGAACCTGGGAGCCAGGGCTCACTTTGAGCCATCGGCAGCAGATCCTGCCAAGATGTGTCGTGACACAACAGAAGAGCAACCTGGCAGGGACTCTCCTGGGAGCTTAGTAGGGGTGGGGCCAGAGTTCCTTCTCCAGGTGTGCAGGGATCCCGACTCCTCTGTGGCTCCCTAGGTTGGTGATGAGCTAAAGGCCTCTCAGAGGGCACTCCAAGCTGGGCTAATCAGCACCTGTCATTGTCATTGGGGACAAGGCTGCAGTTGGGGGAGAGAGGCAGCAACTGCCACACTGCAGGAGAGAGAGGAGTGCTCCTACTCCATTCTGGGGTCACCAGTAGGCAAATGACAGGCAAGGACAGCACGACCCTGGGCGGGTGGGGGCAGAACCCCCTCTGGGGGCCCCCAGCCTCggtcctcctcccaccccctgtGTTCTGAGGCTGGCTGCCCGGGCACTGCAGGCCTGTGTAGGCTTCCTGGCCATCCTGCCCTGAGGCTCATCAGCCGGGGAGGCTCTGGCAAGACCAGGCTGTTGCTGGCTTCAGAGCTGAGGATGGCCTCAGTACATGCATTGTGCTGACCAGTAAGCCCAGCCTACAGATGGTCTGCATTTGTCCAAATGTAACGGGAAGGCTGCTGGCCTCACAGCGGAGGCCCCTGGGGTGAGATGTGGCGGGGGGCCCTCACAGGGAGTTCCAGAAGGCTCTTGGCCTCTACTCAAATCAGCAGAACTGCAGGTCAGGCACAGCGGCCACTTCTCCACGCCCAGCAGCCCCCACCTGGAAGGAAGCTGGTTCACTCCCTTTTTGCCACCCACCCCCCTCTGCCAGCCTTGCTGAGCTCAGCTGGAACCTGCTGGGACACCCCAGGACTTGCAGCACGAAGAAGgatgagaggctggggcaggcagATAGACGCGTCTGGATCGGCCCACCCTCTGACCCGAGCTGTGATCCAGCTCCACCTGCATTGCTGGCCCTTCCTGCTCTCCCTGCACCTGCTTGCAGGTAGACTGGTGCAAACATTCCTGGAGGTGGAGCAGCATCAGACTCAGATGAAATGCAAATAGAAGCCCTGGCTGTgccctccctggcctcttcccCACTGTCCCTGCTGGTCATGCGGGTCCAACAGCACATACAGTTAATCTGTCAAGGTTCAGCCCCAAGCATGGTGGCCACCCCTCTGGGCTCTCCGGAAGCCCTAGGCTGTGGGAGGGGGTGGAGGGTGTTGGCTCGGAGCCAGGAAGCCTTGGCAGCCATGTGCCCACCGTGCACCAGCAGCTCCTGCCCCGCCAGCCTCCTGCAGTCACCTGGGGGCTGCAGGAGTGGGGGCTGCCTCCCAGGCTTGCTCTGATGCACAGCCACTGTTCCTGAAGCCTCAGTCCTGGCCAGACCCGTGTCTGCCCACCTGAGCCTCCCTGAAACCCTACAGTGACTGTGCTGTGGCCACCTGCACACACACCTGAGGGGCTGAGGCCCAGGAGGTTAGGGGTTTGCCGGGTACCCCGCTCCCTCCTGGAGATGCCATGCCAGgcccctccagcctcagcttctccGTCTGTGCCACCAGGTCCCCAGGTCCCCATGGAACTGGGGAGGTTGGGGATGCAGGTTCCTCTGGCTACTTCCCTCGGAGCCCTCACGTTGGCCACCACCTGGCTCTGCCCAGTTCTCAGTTGGTCCTCGGGTGCATGACTGGTCTAGCCCCAGGAGCCctgctggaggcagaggcagccaTGGCCCCTCAGGAAGTCCTTCCTGGGACTCAGGGCCAGCTGCCCACGATACCTTGACACCTCTGCCCTGGACTTGTACCCTCTGCACAGGGCCTCCTGTCAGTGAGCAAGGCCCCGCCCTGCAGGTAGGGACCCGGATAGGCACAGctcacctggggggggggggaggcctCCACCCCGTCCTGCCCAGGGTCCACTCAGCCTGGACAGGAGAGCGCTCACTGCTTCCCACCCTCCTGCCTGGCCCACAGCCCTGCGAGGGGCTGAGTGGAGCGGAGGAGGACGCTGGCCTCCTTGTGTGTGAGGGGCTAACAGGGACAGGCCTGGGCCCGGCCACACCTTCGCAGCTACCAGACCCCACTCCCTCCAGGGCTCTGTGGCACCAACTGGACTAGGTCCTCAGCCCACAGCCCCCACGGGAGTGGGAGTCCAGCCACCGCATCCCACCCAGCCACAGGCACCACGGACAGACGACACCCCTTCCTTTCAAGGCACCTTCCCCAAAACACACAACACAGCTGCTCCCACCTTACTGGCCAGCGCTTGGTCATGGCTGCCCTGAGTGAGCGGGGCCCAGGGAGGCGGGTAGAGTTTCCTGGGCCACTCTGGCCCCAGCCCAAACCCACAGCCTGACCCCACAGGCCGCCAGTCTCCTGCTGGCCCTCGCGCCAGTGCCTCTCTTCCTCCCGGGTCCCAGCCCTTCCCTGCAGCTCCAGAATGCCACTCCCTAGGCCCCAGCAACCCGCCTGGTCCACCCCCTGCTCCTGGTGTCCCTCAGGGCCAGCAGCCTTAGGAAGAAGCAGAGCCAAGCCCCTCCCAccctctttcctcccccaccccagaaaCATCCAGGACCCAGCCCTACCCCCAGCTGTCCCTGGCACCAACTGCCTGTCCTTTGCCTGGGGACATCCCTGGCCACTTGGTGGCGCCCCCTCCATGTCTTCCCTGGTGTCTGTGTGCCTCCTGGCCCCCAGCAGGCCTGTTCCAGCCAGCTGTTCCCAGGGTGCAGCCCCTTGCGCAGGCTGTGTGAGAGCGCAGCTGTGTGAGGAGCTGTTGGCAGGAAGACCAGCCCAGGGATGCAGAGCTGACCTGTGAGGGGAGGGGCCACTTCAGGACCCTGTCACCCACAAGTGACGAGCCTGGGTATCCCCCCCAACTCCTCCCAGACAATCTTGCATGGGACCCACCTTTGGAGGCAGCTCTCCTGCATGCTCACCTGTTCTCTTCCTGGCAAACAAGGGACAACCACAGTTGGTTACCCATCTCCTGGGAAAAGGACTAATTCCCACTTCCTGGGCAGGCAGCAGCTGGACCCTGCATGTGAGTATGTTCTGGCCAAGGTGACATGAGCAGAGTGTGTTGGGCCAGAGAAGTCCCAGACAACTAACTCATAGGAAATGTCTCAGCAGGCAGATGTACCCCCTCATTCCTTCTGTAGATCCTGTGATAGCTGGAGCCCCAGCAGCTACTTTGGGATGTGAGGTAGCCTTGAGGATGGAGGCCTCATGCTTGGATGCTGAGCCAGCAACAAGAATGAGATAAGTCCCGAGGGTACTCCGAGACCTCCTCTCCCTCAGCTTAGGGATCTACCTTTGGACTCTTGATTGACAGAACACGTCTAACCCTTTGGGTTTACAAGCTAATTACTTAGTTTTCAGTTccgtaaccctgaccctaacatccCATTTCCCTTATGGCCGTCCACCCTAGCACTGAAGCCATGACCCACaccctcccatcctccctgcgGCCACCCCTTACACCCACCCTCTGCTGCCCTTTTCTTAGCCCAGAGCAGCACCCCGTGGCCTCCCCAGCACTGAGTCCCATGACTGGTGTGGCCTGAAACCTGCCCCGCCACCTCCGCAGGAGGCACAGTTCAGCCTCCCCTGCTGCCTCGTCCCCAAGAGCCCCACCTGACCCTGCTATCCCAGAGCTCTGCAGGGACCCCCTGGCCCTGGccacccccttccccttccctcatcACCGGGGAGTGGACAGTgccagccaggcacggtggtgcacacctgtgatgaagctgaggcaggagggtggcaagttcgaggccaggctccacaacttagcaagagctGCCTCAAAATTCAAAGATTTTACAAACGGAgcggggacgtggctcagtgggagaggaGAAGAGCATGGGCGTGCGTCCCTCAAGGTTGCCCTGGTACTGCCCAAGAGGACCCGCCAGTCTGGCCGGCAGGAAGAGGAGACTCCCGGCCCTGGGACCTACGTCCCTTGGCCCCTCCAGGAGGGCATAAGGACTGACAGGTCCTGCAGTGTcctggaggctggcctccatACAGGGCCTGGGCGCAGAGAGGATGCTGTCCAGGTACATCCCGGGCCCAgccaccccaccctcccctcctcaCTCCGCCCACACAGCTGCTCGGGTGGACGGTGCTCGGACAGCACCAGGGGGGCGGTGACTTCTGAATGAAGTCTTCTGATGCCTCATTTCCTACTCCACCTCGAGACATGGGTACCAGGGTCTCCACCAAACACGTCCCACGCACTGGCATGGTGACAGCCACCGGCCGACACAGAGGCCAGAGATGGCCCACTGGCCCACGGCACGCTGTGAGCAGCACCCCAAACCCGCCGGCAGCGCGAGGTCATCCACCTGCAGCTCAGGGAACTGGAAAGCTGTTTGCAGTAAGGGGCTGATCTCCTGGCTCGAATTTTATAGATCAGCAATTTGAATGTGAAAACAAACCCCCAGAGTAATAGGAGAAAAATGGGAGAGTGACTTCAGGGTGCGGAGGGCATTCTCAGTCCAGAGCCACAGGGGCTGGGAGTCCCCCACAGCGGGGCAGCCTCAGCAGAGCCCAGGGCACCGAGGCCCAGGTCCAGAGCCCGCGTCCTGCTGGAGGGAGCCTCGTACCACTGGGTGGGCTCCGCCAGCCAAAGCAGCACCAGGTAGAGACCTAGACACACGCTCACAACCAATCCTGGAACACGTGGACACGGCCCCACTGCTCACACCAAGGGAAATGTCAGTGAAAACGACGAGGCTGATGCACAGGAGAGGTGATGGTTTGGGAAGCCAGCAGTCAGCATTACTGAGGGAGAGCAGGCAGACACCTCGCAGTCAAAATGACACTCTCCTACCCCTTGACTTTGGAGCCCCACATCCAATGCATGCATGCCTGCACACCAGGACATACACAGGACCCGCAGGACAGAAAGAGGCTGGACACAGCCTCAGGCTGTCCTGTGGAGGGCAGTGCACCTGTCCTCACAACTGTGTCCTTGGGGAAGCCCTTCTGGAAAGCAGGGTAAGAGCTCCTATAACCCAGAACCATTAGAATAACCACCCAGATCAAagctggaaatttaaaaaaaggcttgCAACAATCCCAAGAAGGCTTGTTCAAGAAAGAGCGCTCAGCACTGCGAGGTGCGAGGCACACCACGCGCCTGCCAGGGAGGGGTCTTGGTAGAGGAGCTTTGTGCGACTGAACTCGCACAGTTCCCTGACCAGCCTGCAGCAGCCTTCAGGGGAGCGGCCTCCCGCAGTGCGGACCCGCAGCAGCCCTGGGAGGGGGTCCCGTCTGGAGCTCCTCAAAGCCCCCCTGGGGAGTGCACATTGGCCGGCCTGCTGCTGCCTGGACAAGCCCACTCAGGGGCTGCCTGACCACCCAACTCCAGCAGCTGAGACAGGGCCCTGGAAGCAGCTGCTGTGCTGTCCAGAGCCTAACGGCACAGCTGAGGAGGGGGTGTCCACAGCGGCGCTGGACGGCTGACTCAGCTGCTGAGGTGTGGGTGTCACTGTGGACACACATGTGGCTTTACACTTGTCCTGCTGTCACTGTGGTGCTGCAGGtaggaggctgaggagggtgCGGAGGCCTCGGGACGGATCCCACAGCATCCACACTTCACGGAGTGAGTAGGGAGGACGCTGAAGTCAGCCAAACAGGCAGCAGGAGGCTGGAGCCGGCTGCCCCCCATTCACACACCAGGCTATTTCAACATTTCAACAACACAGAGCCACCCCGAAACAGGGGACAGCAGTCCTGGGGAAGTCCTGGCGCCCAGTGCTGTCAGCAGCTTGGGAAGGGCCGCACTATGGGGTGCCAGGCCCAAGACTGGGCACTGGAGGGACAGAGAACCTCGAGGAGGGGAGCTCACAGAGGCTGAGCGAGGCTCTGGGCCGCGAGCAGCCCACCTACAGCCTGTCGGCAAGAAGAAGAGTCTGTCCCTGGCAGG encodes:
- the Nkx1-1 gene encoding NK1 transcription factor-related protein 1, which translates into the protein MSASGTAAPGDVPALPLPPPPPPGPGPGPVPPVPAAASRDAMDGRAELPAFPRAGAPPLAASDTVPAGPEAAGAARPAAPPRPTSFSVLDILDPNKFNSKRRRCLLLGPVAPAACAPCASAPCAPAPAASGRPQRTEELERQALAAAGGVGAATGAEPPSAGDPYKADEAEANGYSSGGGGHSPSADSGDEAPDDEDDEEPEAQAARAAEEARGGGGLGARGSGCPGAVEAQVPPSAVDEAAAPGPRGNSPGASGPPGTAAAAGVTGTTPQGAAVATKPKRKRTGSDSKSGKPRRARTAFTYEQLVALENKFKATRYLSVCERLNLALSLSLTETQVKIWFQNRRTKWKKQNPGADTSAPTGGGGGPGPGAGPGAGLPGGLSPLSPSPPMGAPLAMHGPAGYPAHGPGGLVCAAQLPFLSSPAVLSPFVLGSQTYGAPAFYAPHL